The following are encoded together in the Drosophila sechellia strain sech25 chromosome 3R, ASM438219v1, whole genome shotgun sequence genome:
- the LOC6619260 gene encoding signal transducer and transcription activator isoform X5: MSLWKRIASHADCEQRMAAYYEEKGMLELRICLAPWIEDRIMSEQITPNTTDQLERVALKFNEDLQQKLLSTRTASDQAHKFRVVELCALIQRISAVELYTHLRSGLQKELQLVTEKSVAATAGQSIPLNPYNMNNTPMVTGYMVDPSDLLTVSNSCNPPVVQGIGPIHNVQNPGIASPALGMVTPKVELYEMQHQIMQALNEFGNCANALKLLAQNYSYMLNSTSSPNAEAAYRSLIEEKAAIVLKMRRSFMYYESLYEMVIHELKNWRHQQSQAGNGAPFNESSLDDIQRCFEMLGSFIAHMLAAFKELMRVRLVTEEPELTHLLEQVQNAQKNLVCSAFIVDKQPPQVMKTNTRFAASVRCLIGSELGIHNNPPTVECIIMSEIQAQRFVTRNTQMDNSSLSGQSSGEIQNASSTMEYQQNNHVFSASFRNMQLKKIKRAEKKGTESVMDEKFALFFYTTTIVNNFQIRVWTLSLPVVVIVHGNQEPQSWATITWDNAFAEIVRDPFMITDRVTWAQLSVALNIKFGSCTGRSLTIDNLDFLYEKLQREERSEYITWNQFCKEPMPDRSFTFWEWFFAIMKLTKDHMLGMWKAGCIMGFINKTKAQTDLLRSVYGIGTFLLRFSDSELGGVTIAYVNENGLVTMLAPWTARDFQVLNLADRIRDLDVLCWLHPTDRNASPVKRDVAFGEFYSKRQDPVTGYVKSTLHVHVCRNGENGSTSGTPHHAQESMQLGNGDFGMADFDTITNFENF, encoded by the exons ATGAGCTTGTGGAAGCGCATCGCCAGCCATGCCGACTGCGAGCAGCGCATGGCGGCTTACTACGAGGAGAAGGGTATGCTCGAGCTGCGCATCTGCTTGGCGCCCTGGATCGAAGACAGGATAAT GTCCGAACAAATAACGCCCAACACTACCGATCAGTTGGAGCGCGTGGCCCTaaagttcaacgaagatcTGCAGCAAAAGCTTCTATCCACGCGCACCGCCAGCGACCAGGCCCACAAGTTCCGGGTGGTGGAGCTTTGCGCCCTCATCCAACGCATCTCCGCCGTTGAGCTCTACACACATCTGCGCAGCGGTCTACAAAAAGAGTTGCAGTTGGTCACCGAGAAGAGCGTGGCTGCAACCGCAGGCCAATCAATACCGCTAAATCCCTACAACATGAACAACACTCCCATGGTTACCGGCTACATGGTGGACCCCAGTGATCTGCTGACGGTGTCCAACAGCTGCAATCCGCCAGTTGTTCAGGGCATAGGACCCATCCACAATGTGCAAAATCCAGGCATTGCCTCCCCAGCCCTCGGTATGGTCACACCCAAGGTGGAGCTGTACGAGATGCAACATCAGATCATGCAGGCCCTCAATGAGTTTGGCAACTGTGCCAATGCCTTGAAGCTGCTTGCCCAGAACTACAGTTACATGCTAAACTCCACATCCTCGCCGAACGCAGAAGCTGCCTACAGAAGTCTTATCGAGGAAAAGGCGGCCATCGTACTCAAAATGCGTCGCAGCTTTATGTACTACGAGTCGCTGTACGAGATGGTCATACACGAGCTCAAGAACTGGCGCCACCAACAATCGCAAGCCGGAAACGGAGCTCCCTTTAATGAGAGCTCCCTGGATGATATTCAGCGCTGCTTTGAGATGCTCGGAAGCTTTATCGCACACATGCTGGCTGCCTTTAAAGAGCTGATGCGCGTACGTCTGGTCACCGAAGAGCCGGAGCTCACACATCTGCTTGAACAGGTGCAGAACGCGCAGAAAAACCTGGTATGCTCCGCCTTTATCGTCGACAAACAGCCCCCGCAAGTGATGAAGACCAACACACGCTTCGCAGCGTCTGTGCGCTGTCTAATCGGTTCTGAGCTGGGCATTCACAACAATCCACCCACAGTCGAGTGCATCATAATGTCAG AGATCCAGGCGCAACGGTTCGTTACGCGCAATACTCAGATGGATAATAGTAGCCTTTCCGGTCAATCATCGGGCGAGATTCAAAACGCCTCTAGCACCATGGAGTATCAGCAAAACAACCATGTTTTCTCCGCCAGTTTCCGAAACATGCAGCTGAAGAAGATCAAGCGGGCCGAAAAGAAGGGCACTGAGAGCGTGATGGACGAAAAGTTCGCCCTGTTCTTCTACACCACTACCATCGTGAACAATTTCCAGATCCGTGTGTGGACCTTGTCCTTACCAGTGGTGGTTATTGTGCACGGCAATCAGGAGCCCCAATCTTGGGCTACCATTACTTGGGACAATGCGTTTGCGGAGATTGTTCGCGATCCCTTCATGATTACCGACCGCGTTACCTGGGCCCAGCTGTCAGTCGCGTTGAACATCAAATTCGGATCTTGCACAGGGCGTTCTCTGACCATTGATAACCTGGATTTCCTAT ACGAGAAACTCCAGCGTGAGGAGCGGTCTGAGTACATTACGTGGAACCAATTCTGTAAGGAGCCCATGCCCGATCGGTCCTTTACATTCTGGGAGTGGTTCTTTGCCATCATGAAACTCACCAAAGATCACATGTTGGGCATGTGGAAAGCAGGCTGCATTATGGGCTTCATCAACAAGACCAAGGCTCAGACTGATCTGCTGCGTTCAGTCTATGGAATCGGAACATTCCTGCTCCGCTTCTCCGACAGCGAGCTCG GTGGAGTCACTATCGCCTACGTAAACGAAAATGGACTGGTCACCATGCTGGCGCCATGGACTGCACGTGATTTCCAGGTGCTGAACCTGGCCGATCGCATTCGAGATCTGGACGTGCTTTGCTGGCTGCACCCTACCGATCGGAATGCGAGTCCCGTGAAGAGGGACGTCGCCTTTGGTGAGTTCTACTCGAAGCGTCAAG ATCCCGTGACCGGTTATGTGAAGAGCACATTGCACGTTCACGTTTGTAGAAACGGAGAGAATGGATCTACTAGTGGAACACCGCATCATGCTCAGGAAAGCATGCAACTGGGAAA TGGTGACTTTGGAATGGCGGACTTCGACACGATTACAAACTTTGAGAACTTTTGA
- the LOC6619260 gene encoding signal transducer and transcription activator isoform X1: protein MSLWKRIASHADCEQRMAAYYEEKGMLELRICLAPWIEDRIMSEQITPNTTDQLERVALKFNEDLQQKLLSTRTASDQAHKFRVVELCALIQRISAVELYTHLRSGLQKELQLVTEKSVAATAGQSIPLNPYNMNNTPMVTGYMVDPSDLLTVSNSCNPPVVQGIGPIHNVQNPGIASPALGMVTPKVELYEMQHQIMQALNEFGNCANALKLLAQNYSYMLNSTSSPNAEAAYRSLIEEKAAIVLKMRRSFMYYESLYEMVIHELKNWRHQQSQAGNGAPFNESSLDDIQRCFEMLGSFIAHMLAAFKELMRVRLVTEEPELTHLLEQVQNAQKNLVCSAFIVDKQPPQVMKTNTRFAASVRCLIGSELGIHNNPPTVECIIMSEIQAQRFVTRNTQMDNSSLSGQSSGEIQNASSTMEYQQNNHVFSASFRNMQLKKIKRAEKKGTESVMDEKFALFFYTTTIVNNFQIRVWTLSLPVVVIVHGNQEPQSWATITWDNAFAEIVRDPFMITDRVTWAQLSVALNIKFGSCTGRSLTIDNLDFLYEKLQREERSEYITWNQFCKEPMPDRSFTFWEWFFAIMKLTKDHMLGMWKAGCIMGFINKTKAQTDLLRSVYGIGTFLLRFSDSELGGVTIAYVNENGLVTMLAPWTARDFQVLNLADRIRDLDVLCWLHPTDRNASPVKRDVAFGEFYSKRQEPEPLVLDPVTGYVKSTLHVHVCRNGENGSTSGTPHHAQESMQLGNISPQSGITFYSPGRLEESDSDASETAEALERIVIGAQPNDPVISEITDALLTSNYRHGDFGMADFDTITNFENF, encoded by the exons ATGAGCTTGTGGAAGCGCATCGCCAGCCATGCCGACTGCGAGCAGCGCATGGCGGCTTACTACGAGGAGAAGGGTATGCTCGAGCTGCGCATCTGCTTGGCGCCCTGGATCGAAGACAGGATAAT GTCCGAACAAATAACGCCCAACACTACCGATCAGTTGGAGCGCGTGGCCCTaaagttcaacgaagatcTGCAGCAAAAGCTTCTATCCACGCGCACCGCCAGCGACCAGGCCCACAAGTTCCGGGTGGTGGAGCTTTGCGCCCTCATCCAACGCATCTCCGCCGTTGAGCTCTACACACATCTGCGCAGCGGTCTACAAAAAGAGTTGCAGTTGGTCACCGAGAAGAGCGTGGCTGCAACCGCAGGCCAATCAATACCGCTAAATCCCTACAACATGAACAACACTCCCATGGTTACCGGCTACATGGTGGACCCCAGTGATCTGCTGACGGTGTCCAACAGCTGCAATCCGCCAGTTGTTCAGGGCATAGGACCCATCCACAATGTGCAAAATCCAGGCATTGCCTCCCCAGCCCTCGGTATGGTCACACCCAAGGTGGAGCTGTACGAGATGCAACATCAGATCATGCAGGCCCTCAATGAGTTTGGCAACTGTGCCAATGCCTTGAAGCTGCTTGCCCAGAACTACAGTTACATGCTAAACTCCACATCCTCGCCGAACGCAGAAGCTGCCTACAGAAGTCTTATCGAGGAAAAGGCGGCCATCGTACTCAAAATGCGTCGCAGCTTTATGTACTACGAGTCGCTGTACGAGATGGTCATACACGAGCTCAAGAACTGGCGCCACCAACAATCGCAAGCCGGAAACGGAGCTCCCTTTAATGAGAGCTCCCTGGATGATATTCAGCGCTGCTTTGAGATGCTCGGAAGCTTTATCGCACACATGCTGGCTGCCTTTAAAGAGCTGATGCGCGTACGTCTGGTCACCGAAGAGCCGGAGCTCACACATCTGCTTGAACAGGTGCAGAACGCGCAGAAAAACCTGGTATGCTCCGCCTTTATCGTCGACAAACAGCCCCCGCAAGTGATGAAGACCAACACACGCTTCGCAGCGTCTGTGCGCTGTCTAATCGGTTCTGAGCTGGGCATTCACAACAATCCACCCACAGTCGAGTGCATCATAATGTCAG AGATCCAGGCGCAACGGTTCGTTACGCGCAATACTCAGATGGATAATAGTAGCCTTTCCGGTCAATCATCGGGCGAGATTCAAAACGCCTCTAGCACCATGGAGTATCAGCAAAACAACCATGTTTTCTCCGCCAGTTTCCGAAACATGCAGCTGAAGAAGATCAAGCGGGCCGAAAAGAAGGGCACTGAGAGCGTGATGGACGAAAAGTTCGCCCTGTTCTTCTACACCACTACCATCGTGAACAATTTCCAGATCCGTGTGTGGACCTTGTCCTTACCAGTGGTGGTTATTGTGCACGGCAATCAGGAGCCCCAATCTTGGGCTACCATTACTTGGGACAATGCGTTTGCGGAGATTGTTCGCGATCCCTTCATGATTACCGACCGCGTTACCTGGGCCCAGCTGTCAGTCGCGTTGAACATCAAATTCGGATCTTGCACAGGGCGTTCTCTGACCATTGATAACCTGGATTTCCTAT ACGAGAAACTCCAGCGTGAGGAGCGGTCTGAGTACATTACGTGGAACCAATTCTGTAAGGAGCCCATGCCCGATCGGTCCTTTACATTCTGGGAGTGGTTCTTTGCCATCATGAAACTCACCAAAGATCACATGTTGGGCATGTGGAAAGCAGGCTGCATTATGGGCTTCATCAACAAGACCAAGGCTCAGACTGATCTGCTGCGTTCAGTCTATGGAATCGGAACATTCCTGCTCCGCTTCTCCGACAGCGAGCTCG GTGGAGTCACTATCGCCTACGTAAACGAAAATGGACTGGTCACCATGCTGGCGCCATGGACTGCACGTGATTTCCAGGTGCTGAACCTGGCCGATCGCATTCGAGATCTGGACGTGCTTTGCTGGCTGCACCCTACCGATCGGAATGCGAGTCCCGTGAAGAGGGACGTCGCCTTTGGTGAGTTCTACTCGAAGCGTCAAG AACCTGAACCCCTCGTTCTAGATCCCGTGACCGGTTATGTGAAGAGCACATTGCACGTTCACGTTTGTAGAAACGGAGAGAATGGATCTACTAGTGGAACACCGCATCATGCTCAGGAAAGCATGCAACTGGGAAA TATCTCGCCACAAAGCGGCATCACTTTCTATAGCCCAGGCCGACTTGAGGAATCAGATTCCGATGCTAGCGAAACGGCCGAGGCCCTAGAGAGAATTGTGATAGGCGCTCAACCCAACGATCCTGTGATAAGTGAAATCACTGATGCCTTATTGACCAGCAACTATAGACA TGGTGACTTTGGAATGGCGGACTTCGACACGATTACAAACTTTGAGAACTTTTGA
- the LOC6619260 gene encoding signal transducer and transcription activator isoform X2 produces the protein MSLWKRIASHADCEQRMAAYYEEKGMLELRICLAPWIEDRIMSEQITPNTTDQLERVALKFNEDLQQKLLSTRTASDQAHKFRVVELCALIQRISAVELYTHLRSGLQKELQLVTEKSVAATAGQSIPLNPYNMNNTPMVTGYMVDPSDLLTVSNSCNPPVVQGIGPIHNVQNPGIASPALGMVTPKVELYEMQHQIMQALNEFGNCANALKLLAQNYSYMLNSTSSPNAEAAYRSLIEEKAAIVLKMRRSFMYYESLYEMVIHELKNWRHQQSQAGNGAPFNESSLDDIQRCFEMLGSFIAHMLAAFKELMRVRLVTEEPELTHLLEQVQNAQKNLVCSAFIVDKQPPQVMKTNTRFAASVRCLIGSELGIHNNPPTVECIIMSEIQAQRFVTRNTQMDNSSLSGQSSGEIQNASSTMEYQQNNHVFSASFRNMQLKKIKRAEKKGTESVMDEKFALFFYTTTIVNNFQIRVWTLSLPVVVIVHGNQEPQSWATITWDNAFAEIVRDPFMITDRVTWAQLSVALNIKFGSCTGRSLTIDNLDFLYEKLQREERSEYITWNQFCKEPMPDRSFTFWEWFFAIMKLTKDHMLGMWKAGCIMGFINKTKAQTDLLRSVYGIGTFLLRFSDSELGGVTIAYVNENGLVTMLAPWTARDFQVLNLADRIRDLDVLCWLHPTDRNASPVKRDVAFGEFYSKRQDPVTGYVKSTLHVHVCRNGENGSTSGTPHHAQESMQLGNISPQSGITFYSPGRLEESDSDASETAEALERIVIGAQPNDPVISEITDALLTSNYRHGDFGMADFDTITNFENF, from the exons ATGAGCTTGTGGAAGCGCATCGCCAGCCATGCCGACTGCGAGCAGCGCATGGCGGCTTACTACGAGGAGAAGGGTATGCTCGAGCTGCGCATCTGCTTGGCGCCCTGGATCGAAGACAGGATAAT GTCCGAACAAATAACGCCCAACACTACCGATCAGTTGGAGCGCGTGGCCCTaaagttcaacgaagatcTGCAGCAAAAGCTTCTATCCACGCGCACCGCCAGCGACCAGGCCCACAAGTTCCGGGTGGTGGAGCTTTGCGCCCTCATCCAACGCATCTCCGCCGTTGAGCTCTACACACATCTGCGCAGCGGTCTACAAAAAGAGTTGCAGTTGGTCACCGAGAAGAGCGTGGCTGCAACCGCAGGCCAATCAATACCGCTAAATCCCTACAACATGAACAACACTCCCATGGTTACCGGCTACATGGTGGACCCCAGTGATCTGCTGACGGTGTCCAACAGCTGCAATCCGCCAGTTGTTCAGGGCATAGGACCCATCCACAATGTGCAAAATCCAGGCATTGCCTCCCCAGCCCTCGGTATGGTCACACCCAAGGTGGAGCTGTACGAGATGCAACATCAGATCATGCAGGCCCTCAATGAGTTTGGCAACTGTGCCAATGCCTTGAAGCTGCTTGCCCAGAACTACAGTTACATGCTAAACTCCACATCCTCGCCGAACGCAGAAGCTGCCTACAGAAGTCTTATCGAGGAAAAGGCGGCCATCGTACTCAAAATGCGTCGCAGCTTTATGTACTACGAGTCGCTGTACGAGATGGTCATACACGAGCTCAAGAACTGGCGCCACCAACAATCGCAAGCCGGAAACGGAGCTCCCTTTAATGAGAGCTCCCTGGATGATATTCAGCGCTGCTTTGAGATGCTCGGAAGCTTTATCGCACACATGCTGGCTGCCTTTAAAGAGCTGATGCGCGTACGTCTGGTCACCGAAGAGCCGGAGCTCACACATCTGCTTGAACAGGTGCAGAACGCGCAGAAAAACCTGGTATGCTCCGCCTTTATCGTCGACAAACAGCCCCCGCAAGTGATGAAGACCAACACACGCTTCGCAGCGTCTGTGCGCTGTCTAATCGGTTCTGAGCTGGGCATTCACAACAATCCACCCACAGTCGAGTGCATCATAATGTCAG AGATCCAGGCGCAACGGTTCGTTACGCGCAATACTCAGATGGATAATAGTAGCCTTTCCGGTCAATCATCGGGCGAGATTCAAAACGCCTCTAGCACCATGGAGTATCAGCAAAACAACCATGTTTTCTCCGCCAGTTTCCGAAACATGCAGCTGAAGAAGATCAAGCGGGCCGAAAAGAAGGGCACTGAGAGCGTGATGGACGAAAAGTTCGCCCTGTTCTTCTACACCACTACCATCGTGAACAATTTCCAGATCCGTGTGTGGACCTTGTCCTTACCAGTGGTGGTTATTGTGCACGGCAATCAGGAGCCCCAATCTTGGGCTACCATTACTTGGGACAATGCGTTTGCGGAGATTGTTCGCGATCCCTTCATGATTACCGACCGCGTTACCTGGGCCCAGCTGTCAGTCGCGTTGAACATCAAATTCGGATCTTGCACAGGGCGTTCTCTGACCATTGATAACCTGGATTTCCTAT ACGAGAAACTCCAGCGTGAGGAGCGGTCTGAGTACATTACGTGGAACCAATTCTGTAAGGAGCCCATGCCCGATCGGTCCTTTACATTCTGGGAGTGGTTCTTTGCCATCATGAAACTCACCAAAGATCACATGTTGGGCATGTGGAAAGCAGGCTGCATTATGGGCTTCATCAACAAGACCAAGGCTCAGACTGATCTGCTGCGTTCAGTCTATGGAATCGGAACATTCCTGCTCCGCTTCTCCGACAGCGAGCTCG GTGGAGTCACTATCGCCTACGTAAACGAAAATGGACTGGTCACCATGCTGGCGCCATGGACTGCACGTGATTTCCAGGTGCTGAACCTGGCCGATCGCATTCGAGATCTGGACGTGCTTTGCTGGCTGCACCCTACCGATCGGAATGCGAGTCCCGTGAAGAGGGACGTCGCCTTTGGTGAGTTCTACTCGAAGCGTCAAG ATCCCGTGACCGGTTATGTGAAGAGCACATTGCACGTTCACGTTTGTAGAAACGGAGAGAATGGATCTACTAGTGGAACACCGCATCATGCTCAGGAAAGCATGCAACTGGGAAA TATCTCGCCACAAAGCGGCATCACTTTCTATAGCCCAGGCCGACTTGAGGAATCAGATTCCGATGCTAGCGAAACGGCCGAGGCCCTAGAGAGAATTGTGATAGGCGCTCAACCCAACGATCCTGTGATAAGTGAAATCACTGATGCCTTATTGACCAGCAACTATAGACA TGGTGACTTTGGAATGGCGGACTTCGACACGATTACAAACTTTGAGAACTTTTGA
- the LOC6619260 gene encoding signal transducer and transcription activator isoform X3: MSLWKRIASHADCEQRMAAYYEEKGMLELRICLAPWIEDRIMSEQITPNTTDQLERVALKFNEDLQQKLLSTRTASDQAHKFRVVELCALIQRISAVELYTHLRSGLQKELQLVTEKSVAATAGQSIPLNPYNMNNTPMVTGYMVDPSDLLTVSNSCNPPVVQGIGPIHNVQNPGIASPALGMVTPKVELYEMQHQIMQALNEFGNCANALKLLAQNYSYMLNSTSSPNAEAAYRSLIEEKAAIVLKMRRSFMYYESLYEMVIHELKNWRHQQSQAGNGAPFNESSLDDIQRCFEMLGSFIAHMLAAFKELMRVRLVTEEPELTHLLEQVQNAQKNLVCSAFIVDKQPPQVMKTNTRFAASVRCLIGSELGIHNNPPTVECIIMSEIQAQRFVTRNTQMDNSSLSGQSSGEIQNASSTMEYQQNNHVFSASFRNMQLKKIKRAEKKGTESVMDEKFALFFYTTTIVNNFQIRVWTLSLPVVVIVHGNQEPQSWATITWDNAFAEIVRDPFMITDRVTWAQLSVALNIKFGSCTGRSLTIDNLDFLYEKLQREERSEYITWNQFCKEPMPDRSFTFWEWFFAIMKLTKDHMLGMWKAGCIMGFINKTKAQTDLLRSVYGIGTFLLRFSDSELGGVTIAYVNENGLVTMLAPWTARDFQVLNLADRIRDLDVLCWLHPTDRNASPVKRDVAFGEFYSKRQEPEPLVLDPVTGYVKSTLHVHVCRNGENGSTSGTPHHAQESMQLGNISPQSGITFYSPGRLEESDSDASETAEALERIVIGAQPNDPVISEITDALLTSNYRQYVYY, translated from the exons ATGAGCTTGTGGAAGCGCATCGCCAGCCATGCCGACTGCGAGCAGCGCATGGCGGCTTACTACGAGGAGAAGGGTATGCTCGAGCTGCGCATCTGCTTGGCGCCCTGGATCGAAGACAGGATAAT GTCCGAACAAATAACGCCCAACACTACCGATCAGTTGGAGCGCGTGGCCCTaaagttcaacgaagatcTGCAGCAAAAGCTTCTATCCACGCGCACCGCCAGCGACCAGGCCCACAAGTTCCGGGTGGTGGAGCTTTGCGCCCTCATCCAACGCATCTCCGCCGTTGAGCTCTACACACATCTGCGCAGCGGTCTACAAAAAGAGTTGCAGTTGGTCACCGAGAAGAGCGTGGCTGCAACCGCAGGCCAATCAATACCGCTAAATCCCTACAACATGAACAACACTCCCATGGTTACCGGCTACATGGTGGACCCCAGTGATCTGCTGACGGTGTCCAACAGCTGCAATCCGCCAGTTGTTCAGGGCATAGGACCCATCCACAATGTGCAAAATCCAGGCATTGCCTCCCCAGCCCTCGGTATGGTCACACCCAAGGTGGAGCTGTACGAGATGCAACATCAGATCATGCAGGCCCTCAATGAGTTTGGCAACTGTGCCAATGCCTTGAAGCTGCTTGCCCAGAACTACAGTTACATGCTAAACTCCACATCCTCGCCGAACGCAGAAGCTGCCTACAGAAGTCTTATCGAGGAAAAGGCGGCCATCGTACTCAAAATGCGTCGCAGCTTTATGTACTACGAGTCGCTGTACGAGATGGTCATACACGAGCTCAAGAACTGGCGCCACCAACAATCGCAAGCCGGAAACGGAGCTCCCTTTAATGAGAGCTCCCTGGATGATATTCAGCGCTGCTTTGAGATGCTCGGAAGCTTTATCGCACACATGCTGGCTGCCTTTAAAGAGCTGATGCGCGTACGTCTGGTCACCGAAGAGCCGGAGCTCACACATCTGCTTGAACAGGTGCAGAACGCGCAGAAAAACCTGGTATGCTCCGCCTTTATCGTCGACAAACAGCCCCCGCAAGTGATGAAGACCAACACACGCTTCGCAGCGTCTGTGCGCTGTCTAATCGGTTCTGAGCTGGGCATTCACAACAATCCACCCACAGTCGAGTGCATCATAATGTCAG AGATCCAGGCGCAACGGTTCGTTACGCGCAATACTCAGATGGATAATAGTAGCCTTTCCGGTCAATCATCGGGCGAGATTCAAAACGCCTCTAGCACCATGGAGTATCAGCAAAACAACCATGTTTTCTCCGCCAGTTTCCGAAACATGCAGCTGAAGAAGATCAAGCGGGCCGAAAAGAAGGGCACTGAGAGCGTGATGGACGAAAAGTTCGCCCTGTTCTTCTACACCACTACCATCGTGAACAATTTCCAGATCCGTGTGTGGACCTTGTCCTTACCAGTGGTGGTTATTGTGCACGGCAATCAGGAGCCCCAATCTTGGGCTACCATTACTTGGGACAATGCGTTTGCGGAGATTGTTCGCGATCCCTTCATGATTACCGACCGCGTTACCTGGGCCCAGCTGTCAGTCGCGTTGAACATCAAATTCGGATCTTGCACAGGGCGTTCTCTGACCATTGATAACCTGGATTTCCTAT ACGAGAAACTCCAGCGTGAGGAGCGGTCTGAGTACATTACGTGGAACCAATTCTGTAAGGAGCCCATGCCCGATCGGTCCTTTACATTCTGGGAGTGGTTCTTTGCCATCATGAAACTCACCAAAGATCACATGTTGGGCATGTGGAAAGCAGGCTGCATTATGGGCTTCATCAACAAGACCAAGGCTCAGACTGATCTGCTGCGTTCAGTCTATGGAATCGGAACATTCCTGCTCCGCTTCTCCGACAGCGAGCTCG GTGGAGTCACTATCGCCTACGTAAACGAAAATGGACTGGTCACCATGCTGGCGCCATGGACTGCACGTGATTTCCAGGTGCTGAACCTGGCCGATCGCATTCGAGATCTGGACGTGCTTTGCTGGCTGCACCCTACCGATCGGAATGCGAGTCCCGTGAAGAGGGACGTCGCCTTTGGTGAGTTCTACTCGAAGCGTCAAG AACCTGAACCCCTCGTTCTAGATCCCGTGACCGGTTATGTGAAGAGCACATTGCACGTTCACGTTTGTAGAAACGGAGAGAATGGATCTACTAGTGGAACACCGCATCATGCTCAGGAAAGCATGCAACTGGGAAA TATCTCGCCACAAAGCGGCATCACTTTCTATAGCCCAGGCCGACTTGAGGAATCAGATTCCGATGCTAGCGAAACGGCCGAGGCCCTAGAGAGAATTGTGATAGGCGCTCAACCCAACGATCCTGTGATAAGTGAAATCACTGATGCCTTATTGACCAGCAACTATAGACAGTACGTTTACTATTAA